Proteins encoded in a region of the Podarcis muralis chromosome 6, rPodMur119.hap1.1, whole genome shotgun sequence genome:
- the LOC144328047 gene encoding uncharacterized protein LOC144328047, translated as MTNGAKKGAATPAERRSSRQEDGKEMKEIKDYNSLMAEIRKEFKNNEQYIERKLLEVQENLDKRLEGVVGELTGKVKDLLVRTKALEDSVKRVQKDTKNSKKEVDKIRADVKEIEKVQDELLDNMAMTQMRQNQTNLKLRGIPEIPNEDIRSKVIKELASWLDKKEDEINSYLVNIFRIRSRVDKVKKKKLPGDVIVMFNTMEIRNEILKQNHIKRLYIGGNPIINFKEIPSRFLRRRDPYKKLTIQLKKIGILYRWEFPEGISFYFKEKRFKLSTSLELQKFTRRYEKELGKIDVEEEREDYQRDEEGEESEEEDREESTTGEREEEEKEDEEQ; from the coding sequence GAATGGTGCAAAAAAGGGGGCGGCAACGCCAGCGGAAAGGAGATCGTCGAGACAGGAAGACGGCAAGGAAATGAAAGAGATTAAAGACTACAACAGCTTGATGGCtgaaataagaaaagaatttaaaaacaatGAACAGTATATAGAGAGAAAACTACTTGAAGTACAAGAGAATCTGGATAAGAGGctggagggggtggtgggggaATTGACAGGAAAGGTTAAAGATCTATTGGTAAGAACTAAGGCTCTGGAGGATTCGGTGAAGAGGGTgcaaaaagatacaaaaaacagTAAGAAGGAGGTGGATAAGATAAGAGCAGATGTTAAAGAGATAGAAAAGGTGCAGGATGAGTTGTTGGACAATATGGCCATGACTCAGATGAGGCAAAATCAAACTAATTTGAAACTGAGAGGTATACCAGAGATCCCAAACGAGGATATTAGATCTAAAGTGATAAAAGAGCTAGCAAGTTGGCTAGATAAAAAAGAAGACGAAATAAACTCGTATTTGGTAAACATTTTTCGAATAAGGTCAAGAGTggataaagttaaaaagaaaaaactgccAGGAGACGTTATTGTTATGTTCAACACGATGgaaataagaaatgaaattttgAAACAAAACCACATCAAAAGGTTATACATTGGAGGAAACCCAATTATTAACTTTAAAGAAAttccttcgagatttcttcgaagAAGAGATCCATACAAAAAATTAACAATTCAATTGAAAAAAATTGGGATCTTGTACAGATGGGAGTTTCCGGAgggcatttcattttatttcaaagaaaaaagGTTTAAGTTAAGCACCAGTTTAGAGCTCCAGAAATTTACGAGGAGATATGAGAAGGAGCTGGGAAAGATAGAcgtagaggaggaaagggaggattATCAAAGAGACGAGGAAGGTGAAGAGAGTGAGGAAGAAGATAGAGAAGAGAGTACAACAGgtgaaagggaagaagaagagaaggaggacgAGGAACAGTAG